One Montipora foliosa isolate CH-2021 unplaced genomic scaffold, ASM3666993v2 scaffold_443, whole genome shotgun sequence DNA segment encodes these proteins:
- the LOC137989172 gene encoding uncharacterized protein: MPSVPVWEAEERLWALLGVPESPSLANDPIYFKTLEAEVFNSLERIKPEIETKQPLKADICCQFGTVLIRQPNEGPGGEWSIENALRKLLEETEWRALFRGRVNLHEKFVEQHLCNQCLPEYEDFQSRYDLTFRTPNGVQLKFEVWVIKTNVGKTLESIVIPFTDLHNILDEVCFHDKFTSSRCRGWLILPLRRYLRAHILFPGCEFDCRLTIRALADSGFHMDFVPEDDIRSTLLRYLSKVTFSDEDDFGLRLPDEKLPEGFQLVFKGCSKRAVYHLSEDFSIIIAKESTGVYGRDIKKV; encoded by the exons ATGCCTTCCGTCCCAGTATGGGAG GCTGAAGAAAGACTATGGGCCCTCCTTGGAGTACCG gaATCTCCTAGTCTTGCGAATGACCCTATTTATTTTAAGACGTTAGAGGCAGAAGTATTCAACTCGCTCGAAAGGATTAAGCCTGAAATAGAAACAAAACAACCTCTGAAGGCCGACATATGCTGTCAGTTCGGAACCGTTCTTATTCGCCAGCCTAATGAAG GCCCTGGCGGCGAGTGGAGTATTGAAAATGCTTTGAGGAAGCTCTTGGAGGAAACCGAGTGGAGAGCATTATTTAGAGGAAGAGTCAACCTACATGAGAAATTTGTGGAACAGCATTTGTGCAATCAGTGCCTTCCCGAATATGAAGACTTTCAGTCAAGATACGATTTAACATTTCGAACGCCAAATGGGGTTCAGTTAAAATTCGAG GTATGGGTCATAAAGACGAATGTTGGGAAAACGTTGGAGAGTATAGTAATCCCTTTTACTGACCTACATAATATTTTGGATGAGGTATGCTTTCATGACAAATTTACGAGCTCTCGATGCCGTGGATGGTTAATTTTACCACTTCGAAGATATTTGCGTGCACACATCTTATTTCCTGGCTGCGAGTTTGATTGCAGACTCACTATTCGTGCACTAGCAG ACAGTGGTTTCCACATGGACTTTGTGCCCGAAGACGACATAAGAAGCACTTTGCTGAGGTATCTCTCCAAAGTGACTTTTTCAGATGAAGATGACTTTGGACTTCGTCTTCCAGATGAGAAACTACCAGAAGGATTTCAACTGGTGTTTAAGGGTTGTTCAAAACGAGCTGTGTATCATTTGTCGGAAGATTTTTCAATTATAATCGCAAAGGAGAGTACGGGCGTGTATGGAAGGGACATCAAAAAGGTGTGA